One window from the genome of Cryobacterium sp. GrIS_2_6 encodes:
- a CDS encoding purine-nucleoside phosphorylase, whose protein sequence is MPTIDANPLDEPQTDPFEIARIAADEIAQLTGVTHHDVALTLGSGWGKAAELIGETTHTIPAQAITGFSAPALEGHVGTLRSVLLPNGKRALVIGARTHYYEGHGVRRVVHSVRTAAATGATTMILTNGAGGIRETWTPGTPVLISDHINLTADSPLEGATFIDLTDLYSKRLRELARTIDPGLDEGVYCQFRGPHYETPAEVQMAKAIGGHIVGMSTALEAIAARQAGMEILGLSLITNLAAGIQKEPLSHAEVLVAGKQAEPVISALLARIVAAL, encoded by the coding sequence ATGCCGACGATCGACGCAAACCCGCTGGACGAGCCACAAACCGATCCATTCGAAATCGCCCGGATCGCGGCGGATGAAATCGCCCAGCTGACGGGCGTCACCCATCACGACGTCGCCCTGACCCTCGGCAGCGGCTGGGGCAAGGCCGCGGAGCTCATCGGCGAGACCACGCACACGATCCCCGCGCAGGCGATCACCGGCTTCAGCGCCCCCGCGCTCGAAGGCCACGTCGGCACCCTGCGTTCCGTGCTCCTGCCGAACGGCAAGCGGGCTCTCGTCATCGGCGCGCGCACCCACTATTACGAAGGCCACGGCGTCCGCCGGGTCGTGCACAGCGTGCGCACCGCTGCGGCAACGGGCGCGACGACCATGATCCTCACCAACGGGGCAGGCGGCATCCGTGAGACCTGGACCCCCGGAACGCCGGTGCTGATCAGCGACCACATCAACCTCACCGCGGACTCGCCGCTCGAGGGCGCGACCTTCATCGACCTGACCGACCTCTATTCGAAGCGGCTGCGCGAGCTCGCCCGCACCATCGACCCCGGGCTCGACGAGGGCGTCTACTGCCAGTTCCGCGGGCCGCACTACGAGACCCCCGCCGAAGTGCAGATGGCGAAGGCGATCGGCGGCCATATCGTCGGCATGTCGACGGCGCTCGAGGCCATCGCCGCCCGCCAGGCCGGCATGGAAATCCTCGGCCTGTCCCTCATCACCAATCTCGCGGCCGGGATCCAGAAGGAGCCGCTCAGCCACGCCGAAGTGCTCGTCGCCGGCAAGCAGGCCGAACCCGTGATCAGCGCACTGCTGGCCAGGATCGTGGCCGCCCTGTGA
- a CDS encoding PTS sugar transporter subunit IIB has protein sequence MKIVALCGVGVGTSAILKMNAERALARLDIDAEVTATDVASVQTVGADAQVILTSSELVAHIGKTNADIVVIDNYFDLDELTTKLEEALG, from the coding sequence ATGAAGATCGTCGCCCTGTGCGGGGTCGGCGTCGGCACCTCCGCGATACTGAAGATGAACGCAGAGCGGGCTCTCGCCCGGCTCGACATCGATGCCGAGGTGACGGCGACCGACGTTGCCTCCGTGCAGACGGTCGGCGCGGATGCGCAGGTGATCCTGACCTCATCGGAGCTCGTGGCCCACATCGGCAAGACCAACGCGGACATCGTCGTGATCGACAACTATTTCGACCTCGACGAGCTGACCACCAAGCTCGAGGAAGCGCTCGGCTGA
- a CDS encoding PTS sugar transporter subunit IIA, whose product MQLPDLPLTAIAIGIHVADWRAAVTAAGDGLVRSGSTGPGYTKRMIDVIDEFGAYVVIAPGLALAHARPGPDVIAEGLSVVTLAEPVAFGHPHNDPVSVVLGLAVTTGDEHVLLVAELANLFNDPRVIPALAAATDAAGIRSLLGVTAPAGEASGVRE is encoded by the coding sequence ATGCAACTCCCAGACCTGCCTCTTACCGCCATCGCGATCGGCATCCACGTGGCCGACTGGCGCGCCGCAGTGACCGCGGCCGGCGACGGTCTCGTGCGCTCGGGGTCGACAGGCCCCGGCTACACGAAACGGATGATCGACGTCATCGACGAGTTCGGCGCCTACGTCGTGATCGCCCCCGGCCTGGCCCTCGCCCACGCGCGTCCCGGCCCCGACGTCATCGCAGAGGGCCTGAGCGTCGTGACCCTCGCGGAACCCGTCGCCTTCGGCCACCCGCACAACGACCCGGTCAGCGTAGTCCTCGGCCTCGCCGTGACGACGGGCGATGAGCACGTGCTGCTCGTCGCCGAACTCGCGAACCTCTTCAACGACCCGCGGGTCATCCCTGCGCTTGCGGCCGCGACGGATGCCGCCGGCATCCGTTCGCTACTCGGCGTGACGGCACCCGCCGGAGAAGCCAGCGGGGTCCGGGAATGA
- a CDS encoding adenosine deaminase, with protein sequence MNTSLEEFLLPGGTSINALPKISLHDHLDGGLRPQTIIELAEAIGLTLPSTEADALGDWFADQANSGSLVDYLKTFDVTTAVMQTREGLTRVAHEFVQDLAADGVIYGEIRWAPEQHLTRGLTLDQVVEAVQEGLESGVDEAAEFGSTIRVGQLITAMRHANRGLEIAELAVRHRGNGVVGFDIAGAELGFPARNHLAAFDYLAKEFMPVTVHAGEADGLGSIRGALFDGRALRLGHGVRLAEDIVIGREDDDNTYVTLGPVAQWVRDREIALELSPSSNLQTGAIAAWGDDLLDHPFDLLYQLGFRVTVNTDNRLMSDTSLSQELALLSDAFGYDIDDLEVFQLNAAQSAFLPLEEREELADAIVAGFEEA encoded by the coding sequence GTGAATACGAGCCTTGAGGAATTCCTGCTGCCCGGTGGTACGAGCATCAACGCGCTGCCCAAAATATCGCTGCACGACCACCTCGACGGCGGCCTGCGCCCCCAGACGATCATCGAGCTCGCCGAGGCCATCGGTCTCACCCTGCCGTCGACGGAAGCTGACGCCCTCGGCGATTGGTTCGCCGACCAGGCCAACTCCGGCTCGCTCGTGGATTACCTCAAGACCTTCGATGTGACGACGGCCGTGATGCAGACCCGTGAGGGCCTCACCAGGGTCGCCCACGAATTCGTGCAGGACCTCGCCGCCGACGGTGTCATCTACGGGGAGATCCGCTGGGCACCCGAACAGCACCTCACCCGCGGGCTCACCCTCGACCAAGTCGTCGAGGCCGTGCAGGAAGGCCTCGAGTCCGGCGTCGACGAGGCGGCAGAATTCGGGTCCACCATCCGGGTCGGCCAGCTCATCACCGCGATGCGCCACGCGAACCGCGGCCTCGAGATCGCCGAACTCGCCGTACGCCACCGCGGCAACGGCGTCGTCGGCTTCGACATCGCCGGCGCGGAGCTCGGTTTCCCCGCCCGCAACCACCTCGCAGCATTCGACTACCTCGCCAAGGAGTTCATGCCGGTCACGGTGCACGCCGGAGAGGCCGACGGGCTGGGCAGCATCCGCGGCGCCCTCTTCGACGGCCGCGCACTGCGCCTCGGCCACGGCGTGCGCCTCGCCGAAGACATCGTCATCGGCCGCGAGGACGACGACAACACCTACGTCACCCTCGGCCCGGTCGCCCAGTGGGTGCGCGACCGTGAGATCGCCCTCGAACTGAGCCCGTCGTCGAACCTGCAGACCGGGGCGATCGCAGCCTGGGGTGACGACCTGCTCGACCACCCCTTCGACCTGCTCTACCAGCTCGGCTTCCGGGTCACCGTCAACACCGACAACCGGCTGATGAGCGACACGAGCCTGAGTCAGGAACTCGCCCTGCTGAGCGACGCCTTCGGCTACGACATCGACGACCTCGAGGTCTTCCAGCTCAACGCCGCCCAGTCCGCGTTCCTCCCGCTCGAAGAGCGCGAAGAACTCGCCGACGCCATCGTCGCGGGCTTCGAAGAGGCCTGA
- a CDS encoding thymidine phosphorylase, giving the protein MNTQTHLEAFDAVDLIRTKRDHGELATPQIDWLIDAYTRGYVGDEQMAAMTMAIFLNGMTRREIRDLTLAMINSGERMSFAGLGKPTTDKHSTGGVGDKITLPLMPLVAVFGAAVPQLSGRGLGHTGGTLDKLESIPGWRAHLSNEEMFAQLRDHGGVICAAGGGLAPADGKLYALRDITGTVEAIPLIASSIMSKKIAEGTSALVLDVKFGSGAFLKDIELSRELARTMVALGEDAGVATSALLTNMNVPLGFAIGNANEVRESVEVLAGGGPADVVELTIALATEMLDLAGITGVDVAAALTDGRAMDKWREVIRAQGGDPDAALPVAKETHVVTAGRDGVLVEQQALPFGIGAWRLGAGRARKQDPVQHAAGIDLHAKPGDTVRAGQPLFTLSADEPERFTRALEALDGAYRIGDPGEPVLDGGPLIAERIGR; this is encoded by the coding sequence GTGAACACCCAGACCCACCTCGAAGCCTTCGACGCCGTCGACCTGATCCGCACCAAGCGCGACCACGGCGAACTCGCCACACCTCAGATCGACTGGCTGATCGACGCGTACACCCGCGGCTACGTCGGCGACGAGCAGATGGCCGCGATGACCATGGCGATCTTCCTGAACGGCATGACCCGCCGGGAGATCAGGGACCTCACCCTCGCCATGATCAACAGCGGCGAGCGGATGAGCTTCGCAGGCCTCGGCAAGCCGACAACCGACAAGCACTCCACCGGCGGCGTCGGCGACAAGATCACCCTCCCGCTGATGCCGCTCGTCGCGGTCTTCGGCGCGGCCGTTCCGCAGCTCTCCGGCCGCGGCCTCGGGCACACCGGCGGCACCCTCGACAAGCTCGAGTCGATCCCCGGCTGGCGCGCCCACCTCAGCAACGAGGAGATGTTCGCGCAGCTCCGCGACCACGGCGGCGTGATCTGCGCGGCGGGCGGCGGCCTCGCCCCGGCGGACGGCAAGCTCTATGCCCTCCGCGACATCACCGGAACCGTCGAGGCGATCCCGCTGATCGCCTCCTCGATCATGTCGAAGAAGATCGCGGAGGGCACGAGCGCGCTCGTCCTCGACGTGAAGTTCGGGTCAGGCGCATTTCTCAAGGACATCGAGCTCTCCCGGGAGCTCGCCCGCACGATGGTCGCGCTCGGCGAGGATGCCGGGGTGGCGACATCCGCTCTGCTCACCAACATGAACGTGCCGCTCGGCTTCGCGATCGGAAACGCGAACGAGGTCCGCGAATCGGTCGAGGTGCTCGCCGGCGGCGGCCCTGCAGACGTCGTCGAGCTCACGATCGCCCTCGCGACCGAGATGCTCGACCTCGCCGGGATAACCGGCGTCGACGTCGCCGCCGCCCTCACCGACGGGCGGGCCATGGACAAGTGGCGCGAGGTCATCCGCGCCCAGGGCGGCGACCCGGATGCCGCACTGCCGGTCGCGAAGGAAACCCACGTCGTCACGGCAGGCCGCGACGGGGTGCTCGTCGAACAGCAGGCGCTGCCGTTCGGGATCGGCGCCTGGCGTCTCGGGGCGGGCCGTGCCCGCAAGCAGGACCCCGTGCAGCACGCGGCAGGGATCGACCTGCACGCCAAGCCGGGCGACACCGTACGCGCAGGGCAGCCGCTCTTCACCCTCAGCGCCGACGAGCCGGAGCGTTTCACCAGGGCCCTGGAGGCCCTCGATGGCGCATACCGGATCGGCGACCCCGGCGAGCCCGTGCTCGACGGCGGCCCCCTCATCGCCGAGCGCATCGGTCGCTGA
- a CDS encoding cytidine deaminase, with the protein MAPAIDWALLRSTATEAMSLAYAPYSKFPVGAAALVDDGRVISGCNVENASYGLTLCAECALVSVLHLTGGGRLLAFSCVDGNGNLLMPCGRCRQLLYEHSAPGMLLETVSGLRTIDQVLPDAFGPRQLADYREEHQ; encoded by the coding sequence GTGGCTCCCGCCATCGACTGGGCGCTCCTCCGCAGCACCGCGACCGAGGCGATGAGCCTCGCATACGCGCCGTACTCGAAGTTCCCTGTCGGCGCGGCCGCCCTCGTCGACGACGGCAGGGTGATCAGCGGATGCAACGTGGAGAACGCCTCGTACGGCCTCACGCTCTGTGCGGAGTGCGCCCTCGTCTCCGTGCTGCACCTCACCGGCGGCGGCAGGCTTCTCGCCTTCAGCTGCGTCGACGGCAACGGCAACCTGCTGATGCCGTGCGGCCGCTGCCGCCAGCTCCTGTACGAACACTCCGCACCCGGCATGCTGCTGGAAACAGTCTCGGGCCTCCGCACCATCGACCAGGTCCTGCCGGACGCCTTCGGGCCCCGCCAGCTCGCCGACTACCGGGAAGAACACCAGTGA
- a CDS encoding ABC transporter permease translates to MKSWKTPIALAIFTVLGFLLLVVFGRDGESTMRLSTTTDLIQLPDVVLPTRPTGIAVVALLLLITAASGWLVRSKAKVPIWLVTVFAVFLLVGFLAWASADHTIPVPGLLFGSLSLAVPLIFGALGGVISERVGVVNVAIEGQLLAGAFTSAMVASITQQPLLGLVAAMVAGVLVSFVLAAFAIKYFVDQVIVGVVLNVLVSGVTGFLFSQLLAPNAGTLNSPPRFENINIPLLSEIPIIGPVFFRQTLIVYIMYVAVACVYFGLFHTKWGLRLRAVGEHPQAADTVGINVARTRFWNVSLAGAIAGLGGAYFTLGSVGAFGKEMTAGAGFIALAAVIFGRWDPIRATLAALLFGFASNLQNVLSIIGSPVPSEFMLMLPYLVTIFAVAGLVGQSRGPAASGKPYIKS, encoded by the coding sequence ATCAAGAGCTGGAAGACCCCGATCGCCCTCGCGATCTTCACGGTGCTCGGCTTCCTGCTGCTCGTCGTTTTCGGTCGTGACGGCGAGAGCACCATGCGCCTGTCCACCACGACCGACCTGATCCAGCTGCCCGACGTGGTCCTGCCCACCCGGCCGACCGGCATCGCGGTCGTCGCCCTCCTGCTCCTGATCACGGCGGCGAGCGGATGGCTCGTGCGCTCGAAGGCGAAGGTGCCGATCTGGCTCGTCACCGTCTTCGCGGTGTTCCTGCTGGTCGGCTTCCTGGCCTGGGCCTCCGCCGACCACACGATCCCCGTGCCCGGGCTGCTCTTCGGGTCGCTGAGCCTCGCTGTGCCGCTCATCTTCGGTGCGCTCGGCGGCGTCATCTCCGAGCGGGTCGGCGTGGTCAACGTCGCGATCGAGGGCCAGCTGCTCGCGGGTGCGTTCACCTCGGCGATGGTCGCGTCGATCACCCAGCAGCCGCTGCTCGGGCTTGTCGCGGCGATGGTCGCCGGCGTGCTCGTCTCCTTCGTGCTCGCCGCGTTCGCGATCAAGTACTTCGTCGACCAGGTCATCGTCGGCGTCGTGCTCAACGTGCTCGTCTCCGGGGTCACCGGCTTCCTGTTCTCCCAGCTGCTCGCCCCGAACGCCGGGACGCTCAACAGCCCGCCGCGGTTCGAGAACATCAACATCCCGCTGCTGAGCGAGATCCCGATCATCGGCCCGGTCTTCTTCCGGCAGACCCTGATCGTCTACATCATGTACGTGGCCGTCGCATGCGTGTACTTCGGCCTCTTCCACACCAAGTGGGGCCTCCGCCTGCGCGCCGTTGGCGAGCATCCCCAGGCCGCGGACACCGTGGGCATCAACGTCGCGCGCACCCGGTTCTGGAACGTCTCCCTCGCGGGCGCGATCGCCGGACTCGGCGGGGCGTACTTCACCCTCGGCTCCGTCGGCGCCTTCGGAAAGGAGATGACAGCCGGCGCCGGGTTCATCGCCCTCGCCGCCGTCATCTTCGGCCGCTGGGACCCGATCAGGGCCACCCTCGCCGCACTGCTCTTCGGCTTCGCGAGCAACCTGCAGAACGTGCTCAGCATCATCGGCTCCCCGGTGCCGAGCGAATTCATGCTGATGCTGCCCTACCTCGTCACGATCTTCGCCGTCGCCGGCCTCGTCGGCCAGTCACGGGGGCCAGCGGCCTCCGGAAAGCCGTACATCAAATCGTGA
- a CDS encoding ABC transporter permease, producing MSETLQTPPVSGGKPAGPGQPDQPSRAYQVFREITTGNAIISVLAVVLALLVGAILIAFTNEDVQNASVYFFSRPGDTVVAAWNSVSGAYSALFQGSIYNFRKPDFASGIKPLTETLTFATPLIAAGLGVALGFRVGLFNIGGRGQMLIAAALGGWVAFALDLPAGIHLVVALVVGIAGGALWGGIVGLLKARTGAHEVITTIMLNYVAYYLVSYLLRDGFLKTPGSNNPQSPASKPTAVFPDLLGPSYNLHLGFILVIIATIFTWWLLSRSNLGFQFRAVGLNPHAARVAGISVDRMYVYAMLFSGGLVGLAGINQVLGTSTSGFDAGIDSGIGFDAITVALLGRSRPWGVFAAGILFGAFKAGGFSMQAAEGVPIDIVLIVQSLIVLFIAAPPLVRAIFRLPTPGQKTPGAKTPRKRTTTPTEVVAS from the coding sequence ATGAGCGAGACCCTTCAGACCCCGCCGGTTTCCGGCGGGAAGCCGGCCGGGCCTGGCCAACCTGACCAGCCGAGCCGCGCGTACCAGGTCTTCCGCGAGATCACGACCGGGAACGCCATCATCTCCGTCCTCGCCGTCGTCCTCGCCCTGCTCGTGGGCGCGATCCTGATCGCCTTCACCAACGAGGACGTCCAGAATGCGTCGGTCTACTTCTTCTCCCGACCGGGGGACACCGTCGTCGCGGCCTGGAATTCCGTCTCCGGCGCATACTCCGCCCTGTTCCAGGGGTCGATCTACAACTTCCGCAAGCCGGACTTCGCGTCCGGGATCAAGCCGCTCACCGAGACCCTCACCTTCGCGACCCCGCTGATCGCGGCCGGCCTCGGCGTTGCGCTCGGTTTCCGGGTCGGGCTGTTCAACATCGGCGGTCGCGGCCAGATGCTCATCGCGGCCGCGCTCGGCGGTTGGGTGGCCTTCGCGCTCGACCTGCCCGCCGGCATCCACCTGGTCGTCGCCCTCGTCGTCGGTATCGCAGGCGGCGCGCTCTGGGGCGGCATCGTCGGCCTGCTCAAGGCCCGCACCGGTGCGCACGAGGTCATCACGACGATCATGCTGAACTATGTCGCCTATTACCTCGTCAGCTACCTGCTGCGCGACGGCTTCCTGAAGACGCCGGGGTCCAACAACCCGCAGAGTCCCGCGAGCAAACCGACTGCCGTGTTCCCCGACCTGCTCGGCCCCTCGTACAACCTGCACCTCGGGTTCATCCTCGTGATCATCGCGACGATCTTCACCTGGTGGCTGTTGTCGCGCTCGAATCTCGGCTTCCAGTTCCGCGCCGTGGGGCTCAACCCGCACGCGGCCCGGGTGGCCGGGATCAGCGTCGACCGGATGTATGTCTACGCGATGCTGTTCTCCGGCGGCCTCGTCGGCCTCGCGGGCATCAACCAGGTGCTCGGCACGTCGACGAGCGGTTTCGATGCCGGCATCGATTCCGGCATCGGATTCGACGCGATCACCGTCGCACTGCTCGGCCGCTCACGCCCGTGGGGGGTCTTCGCCGCAGGCATCCTCTTCGGCGCCTTCAAGGCAGGCGGGTTCTCGATGCAGGCAGCAGAGGGCGTCCCGATCGATATCGTGCTGATCGTGCAGTCCCTGATCGTCCTGTTCATCGCGGCGCCGCCCCTCGTGCGCGCCATCTTCCGGCTGCCGACGCCGGGCCAGAAGACCCCCGGTGCGAAGACGCCCCGGAAACGCACCACGACACCCACGGAGGTGGTGGCCTCGTGA
- a CDS encoding ABC transporter ATP-binding protein produces the protein MKLELRGITKRFGALVANDHINLTVEAGEIHALLGENGAGKSTLMNVLYGLYRAEEGEILLDDVVQHFSGPGDAMAAGIGMVHQHFMLIPVFTVAENVMLGHEETGFGGHLDLPAARRRVTEISARFGFDVDPDALVEDLPVGVQQRVEIIKALSRDAKVLVFDEPTAVLTPQETDELMGIMRQLRDSGTSIVFITHKLREVRAVADRITVIRLGAVVGQASPTASNEELATMMVGRAVDLTVDKSPATPGAPALVVTDLTVLDPRGQVLVNNVSFTVHAGEILAIAGVQGNGQTELTEALMGLQPRVSGDITLDGASLRSHTVRRILDAGVGFVPEDRTEDGLVGEFTIAENLMLDRSHQPPFVKRFNVQLSFLARFAEDKVKEFDVRSQGIDTLVARLSGGNQQKVVLARELSRDLRLFIAAQPTRGLDVGSIEFVHERIIATRDAGTPVIVISTELDEVAALADRILVMFRGRVVGIVPGDTPRAVLGLMMAGETPTEEGAAA, from the coding sequence ATGAAGCTCGAACTTCGCGGCATTACGAAGAGATTCGGTGCCCTGGTCGCCAACGACCACATCAACCTCACTGTCGAGGCCGGCGAGATCCACGCGCTGCTCGGCGAGAACGGCGCAGGGAAGTCCACCCTGATGAACGTGCTCTACGGCCTCTACCGGGCTGAAGAAGGCGAGATCCTGCTCGACGACGTCGTCCAGCACTTCTCCGGGCCCGGCGACGCCATGGCCGCCGGCATCGGCATGGTGCACCAGCACTTCATGCTCATCCCCGTCTTCACCGTCGCCGAGAACGTCATGCTCGGCCACGAAGAGACCGGGTTCGGCGGCCACCTCGATCTCCCGGCAGCCCGCCGCCGGGTGACCGAGATCTCGGCCAGGTTCGGGTTCGACGTCGACCCCGACGCCCTCGTCGAGGACCTCCCCGTCGGAGTGCAGCAGCGGGTCGAGATCATCAAGGCGCTCTCCCGCGATGCGAAGGTGCTCGTCTTCGACGAACCGACCGCGGTGCTCACCCCGCAGGAGACCGACGAGCTGATGGGCATCATGCGCCAGCTGCGCGACTCCGGCACCTCGATCGTCTTCATCACCCACAAACTCCGGGAGGTGCGCGCCGTCGCCGACCGGATCACCGTCATCCGCCTCGGTGCCGTCGTCGGCCAGGCCTCGCCCACCGCGAGCAACGAGGAACTCGCCACGATGATGGTCGGCCGCGCCGTCGACCTCACCGTCGACAAGTCCCCGGCCACGCCCGGTGCCCCTGCCCTCGTCGTCACCGACCTCACCGTGCTCGACCCGCGCGGGCAGGTGCTCGTCAACAACGTGAGCTTCACCGTGCACGCCGGCGAAATCCTCGCCATCGCCGGAGTGCAGGGAAACGGGCAGACCGAGCTGACCGAGGCCCTGATGGGCCTCCAGCCGCGCGTCTCCGGTGACATCACCCTCGACGGCGCCTCGCTCCGCAGCCACACCGTGCGTCGGATCCTCGATGCCGGCGTCGGCTTCGTGCCAGAGGACCGCACAGAGGACGGCCTCGTCGGCGAATTCACGATCGCCGAGAACCTGATGCTCGACCGGTCGCACCAGCCGCCGTTCGTCAAGCGCTTCAACGTGCAGCTGTCCTTCCTCGCCCGGTTCGCCGAGGACAAGGTCAAGGAATTCGACGTGCGCTCCCAGGGCATCGACACCCTCGTCGCCCGCCTCTCCGGCGGCAACCAGCAGAAGGTCGTCCTCGCCAGGGAGCTCAGCCGCGACCTGCGGCTCTTCATCGCCGCCCAGCCGACCCGCGGCCTCGACGTCGGTTCGATCGAATTCGTGCATGAGCGCATCATCGCGACCCGGGATGCCGGCACCCCGGTCATCGTGATCTCGACCGAACTCGACGAGGTCGCCGCCCTCGCCGACCGGATCCTGGTGATGTTCCGCGGCCGCGTCGTGGGCATCGTCCCCGGCGACACCCCCCGGGCCGTACTGGGGCTGATGATGGCCGGCGAAACGCCGACCGAAGAAGGAGCGGCAGCATGA
- a CDS encoding BMP family ABC transporter substrate-binding protein, translating into MTITKRRAVFSGLATLGAVALLAGCAAAPSTGGATSTAAVTDFSPCIVSDAGGFDDKSFNQSSFDGMTQAADALGVKFKQAESKTTDQYAGNVSSMVDQNCNFILTVGFALANTTRDAAKASPTTDFAIIDSALSNDDFSPLALDNVKPVLYDTAQAAFLAGYLAAGTTKTGIVGTYGGKQFPSVTIFMDGFADGVTYYNTQKSKSVKLLGWNKAAQAGTFAGSFDDINQGKALSTNLIDQGADIILPVAGPLFQGTAQAIQDSGKDVAIVGVDSDLYATAPATKALYLTSIMKQMADATKTIVVDAANGKFSATPYIGTLENKGVDIAPLHDWESKVDPALVKEVDAIKADIISGKLTVTSPSTPK; encoded by the coding sequence TTGACAATCACCAAACGAAGGGCCGTTTTCAGCGGACTCGCCACCCTGGGCGCCGTAGCCCTGCTCGCCGGTTGTGCGGCGGCGCCGAGCACCGGCGGCGCCACGTCGACCGCTGCGGTCACCGACTTCTCCCCCTGCATCGTTTCCGACGCCGGCGGCTTCGACGACAAGTCCTTCAACCAGTCCAGCTTCGACGGAATGACCCAGGCAGCGGATGCCCTCGGCGTCAAGTTCAAGCAGGCGGAGTCCAAGACGACCGACCAGTACGCGGGCAACGTCAGCAGCATGGTCGACCAGAACTGCAACTTCATCCTCACGGTCGGCTTCGCGCTCGCGAACACCACCCGCGACGCGGCCAAGGCCAGCCCCACGACCGACTTCGCCATCATCGACTCCGCACTGTCAAATGACGACTTCAGCCCCCTTGCCCTCGACAACGTCAAGCCGGTGCTCTACGACACCGCCCAGGCCGCCTTCCTCGCCGGTTACCTCGCTGCGGGCACCACCAAGACCGGCATCGTCGGCACCTACGGCGGCAAGCAGTTCCCGTCCGTGACAATCTTCATGGACGGCTTCGCCGATGGCGTGACGTACTACAACACCCAGAAGTCGAAGTCCGTCAAGCTCCTCGGCTGGAACAAGGCCGCCCAGGCCGGAACCTTCGCCGGCAGCTTCGACGACATCAACCAGGGCAAGGCGCTCAGCACCAACCTGATCGACCAGGGCGCCGACATCATCCTTCCGGTTGCCGGACCGCTCTTCCAGGGCACCGCGCAGGCCATCCAGGACTCCGGCAAGGACGTCGCCATCGTCGGCGTCGACAGCGACCTCTACGCGACCGCACCGGCCACGAAGGCGCTCTACCTCACCTCGATCATGAAGCAGATGGCGGATGCGACCAAGACGATCGTCGTTGACGCGGCGAACGGCAAGTTCAGCGCGACCCCGTACATCGGCACCCTCGAGAACAAGGGCGTCGACATCGCGCCCCTGCACGACTGGGAGTCCAAGGTCGACCCCGCGCTCGTGAAGGAGGTCGACGCGATCAAGGCCGACATCATCAGCGGCAAGCTCACGGTCACGTCGCCGTCCACCCCGAAGTAA
- a CDS encoding mannose-1-phosphate guanylyltransferase codes for MNQAPDPLERFYSVIPAGGIGSRLWPLSRADAPKFLHDLTGSGQTLLRDTWDRLAPLAGDQRIMVVTGRAHRAAVEAQLPELADLNVVLESEPRESTAAIGLAAAILEKREPGVIIGSFAADHVIKGAVLFRQTIVEAVAAADAGYVVAIGIRPTEPAIGFGYIKTAAPLDIPGAPNAQSVDSFVEKPDLATAEAYVASGHYLWNAGMFIARADRLLEEIGAAEPELLAGLLELADAWDTPRRGAVVDKVWPKIKKIAIDYTVAEPVAARGQLAVIPGQFDWDDVGDFASIAKIHANGRKRDLAILGEGARVLADSSSGIVVSHTGRMIALIGVEDIVVIDTPDALLVTTSANAQKVKAVVDALKISGSSDVL; via the coding sequence ATGAACCAGGCACCTGACCCACTCGAGCGCTTCTACAGCGTGATCCCCGCCGGCGGCATCGGATCCCGCCTGTGGCCGCTCTCCCGCGCGGACGCCCCGAAGTTCCTGCACGACCTCACCGGGTCCGGCCAGACCCTGCTCAGGGACACCTGGGACCGGCTGGCCCCGCTCGCCGGCGACCAGCGGATCATGGTCGTCACCGGTCGTGCGCACCGCGCCGCAGTCGAGGCGCAGCTGCCGGAGCTCGCCGACCTCAACGTGGTGCTCGAGAGCGAGCCGCGCGAGTCGACGGCGGCCATCGGCCTCGCCGCCGCCATCCTGGAGAAACGCGAACCCGGCGTCATCATCGGGTCCTTCGCGGCCGACCACGTCATCAAGGGCGCCGTCCTGTTCCGCCAGACCATCGTCGAGGCCGTCGCGGCAGCGGATGCCGGGTACGTCGTCGCGATCGGCATCCGGCCGACGGAGCCCGCGATCGGATTCGGCTACATCAAGACGGCCGCGCCGCTCGATATCCCGGGGGCGCCGAACGCGCAGTCCGTCGACTCTTTCGTCGAGAAGCCGGACCTCGCGACGGCTGAGGCGTATGTCGCCAGCGGCCACTACCTGTGGAACGCGGGAATGTTCATCGCCAGGGCCGATCGCCTGCTCGAAGAGATCGGCGCTGCGGAGCCCGAGCTGCTCGCCGGGCTGCTCGAGCTCGCCGATGCCTGGGACACCCCGCGCCGGGGCGCCGTCGTCGACAAGGTCTGGCCGAAGATCAAGAAGATCGCCATCGACTACACCGTCGCGGAGCCGGTCGCGGCCCGCGGCCAGCTCGCCGTCATCCCCGGCCAGTTCGACTGGGACGACGTCGGCGACTTCGCGTCGATCGCCAAGATCCACGCTAACGGGCGGAAGCGCGACCTCGCGATCCTCGGTGAGGGCGCACGCGTGCTCGCAGACTCGTCGAGCGGAATCGTCGTGAGCCACACCGGCCGGATGATCGCGCTGATCGGCGTCGAGGACATCGTCGTCATCGACACGCCGGACGCGCTGCTCGTGACGACGAGCGCGAATGCGCAGAAAGTGAAGGCCGTCGTCGACGCTCTCAAGATCTCCGGAAGCAGCGACGTGCTGTAG